The Gymnogyps californianus isolate 813 chromosome Z, ASM1813914v2, whole genome shotgun sequence genome has a window encoding:
- the PMAIP1 gene encoding phorbol-12-myristate-13-acetate-induced protein 1 gives MMPGRTLRKAAQPAAPAEREVVAECALQLRRIGDKWDLRQKILNLLAKLFCPET, from the exons ATGATGCCTGGGAGGACCCTGCGCAAGGCCGCGCAGCCCGCCGCTCCCGCAG AGCGGGAGGTGGTGGCGGAGTGCGCCCTCCAGCTGCGCAGGATAGGCGACAAGTGGGACCTGCGGCAGAAGATCCTGAACCTGCTCGCAAAGCTGTTCTGCCCCGAAACGTGA